Below is a genomic region from Lysobacter terrestris.
CTGATCCGCGAGGCACATCGGGTCGCGCGCGCGGCTGGCCTGCACGCGCCGACGATGGAGCAGCCGCAGTACAACCTGCTCAACCGCGAGCGCGTCGAACTGGAATACGCACCGCTGTATGCCGAACTCGGCCTGGGCACGACCACCTTCTCGCCGCTCGCTTCGGGCCTGCTCACCGGCAAGTACGCGGAAGCCGGCGCCGGCGAGGCGCGGCTCGATCGCGAAGGCATGGGCTGGCTCAAGCGCATCGTCGTCGGCGACGGCGAGGCGCACCGCATGGAACGCGCGGCGCGCTTCGCGGCGGCGGCCCGGGAGCTCGGCCACGCGCCGGCGACGCTGGCGATCGCGTGGTGCCTGCGCAACCCGCATGTCTCCAGCGTGATCCTCGGTGCCAGCCGGGTGGAGCAGCTGCTGCAGAACCTCGCGGCGCTGGAGCTGTACCAAGCGCTCGGCGAAGACGCATGGGCGCGGGTGGAGGCGGCCGCGGCCTAGGGGCTTGAGCCCGGGGCACGGTCCTGCCCTGGGGGGTTGCAACTCAAATGAGAATTATTATCATTTGATCGCCAGCCCGAACGAGACCCGCCCATGCCCTTGCGTCCCGTCCTGCACCTTGTCGCCCGTCCCCAGCGCACCGATCCCGTACCGGCGCCGGGGCTGCATCCCAATCCGTCGATCGAAAGCAACGCGTTGTTGCGCGGCACACGCGAGGTGCTGATCCGCCACGGCGGTGAAACCTACCGGCTGCGGCACACCCGCAACGACAAGTTGATCCTTACCAAGTAACGCGTGATCCGCACGGTTGCTTCACCGCTGTCCGCAACACTCTCTCCGGAAAAGTTGAACCCCGCGCCGGCAACGGCACGGGGCTCTTTTTTCGCCGGGTGTTTCCTCACAGCAACGTGAGCGGCGCCGGCGGCGGTGGCGGCAGCGGCGCTTCCGGGGGCGCGGGCGGTGCCGGAGGCGGAAGCATCGGCGCCGCCGGAGCTGGCGGTGCGGGCGGCACCGCGGCGCGAGGCGACGACGGCGGTGCGGGCGGCGCCGGAGGGGCCGGCGGAACCGGCAGGCGCAGCATCGCGCGTTCGGGCATCGTCAGCGTGGTGTTGAGCAGCTTGCGATCGCGCAGGTATTCCACCGGCACCGCCTTGCCCGGCGCGTGCGCGTGCGCCGCCGCCATGGCTTCGCG
It encodes:
- a CDS encoding aldo/keto reductase, with product MQYRRLGSSGLQLSALSFGAWLTFGAQVGRGVSRDLVAAAWDHGINFFDNAEGYANGMAETVMGDVIADLRLPRDGYCVSSKVLFGSAADPRPTQKGLSRKHVTDACHAALKRLRVDYLDLYYCHRPDPDTPVEETVWAMDALIRQGKVLYWGTSEWPAALIREAHRVARAAGLHAPTMEQPQYNLLNRERVELEYAPLYAELGLGTTTFSPLASGLLTGKYAEAGAGEARLDREGMGWLKRIVVGDGEAHRMERAARFAAAARELGHAPATLAIAWCLRNPHVSSVILGASRVEQLLQNLAALELYQALGEDAWARVEAAAA
- the hemP gene encoding hemin uptake protein HemP; its protein translation is MPLRPVLHLVARPQRTDPVPAPGLHPNPSIESNALLRGTREVLIRHGGETYRLRHTRNDKLILTK